From the genome of Candidatus Woesearchaeota archaeon:
GCTTGATGCCATCGGACAATGGAGAATTGAAGAAAAAGCCCTCGTACTAACCGGCATATCTGATGAAAAAGCGCAGAAAAAAATGTCCTTTCTGATTGTAAAATATATCACCAACCTCAAAAGTTTTCTCAACCATCCGGCAACGTATGTCCACGCGCTGTCTGGCATTCCGCTCATGGGCACGCTGTTCTTCGGCATTGTTGACAAGGCAACTGACTTGATTGAAGTCAAGCCGCTTGCCGGCTGCAGCATGAATTGCATGTTCTGCTCGGTTGATGAAGGCCCGTTTTCAAAAAAAAGCCACGACTTTATCGTCGAGTGCGAGTACCTTGTTGACGAACTCCAGAAAATATTGGATTACAAAGAGCACAACAACATGCAGGTGTATATCAACCCACACGGCGAGCCACTCTTGTATCCGAGAATCGGGCTACTCGTGGAAAAAATAAGAAATATTCCGTGGGTGGGGAAAGTTATTATCATCACCAGCGGATTTCAGCTCAACCAACGACTTGTTGACGAGCTCGCCCATCCGAATGTCCAGCTCAATGTGTCGCTCTGCGCCATGGACCCTGAAAAAGCAAAAAAAATAGCAGGAATCCCCGCGTACAATCTGGCGAAACTGCTTGACGAAATCCGCTACGCCGCCAAAAAAATGGACGTCATGCTAACCCCAGTCATCATGCAAGGCATCAACGACGACCAGCTCGAGCCGCTGATTCAGTTCAGCAAAGAAGCCGGCTGTACTGCAATAAAAATGCAGAATTTTCTCACCAACAAGCGCGGCAGAAATCCAGTACAGGAACTGCCGTGGAACACGTTTGAAGAACAGCTGCGCGCGCTGGAAAAAAAATATGGCATCAGCCTGTTTTTTGAAATGCGAAAACTGCCGGAAACAAAAGAACTCCCGCGCCCATTTAAAAAAGGGCAGTCAGTCATTGCAAAAATTGCCTGCCAAGGCCGGTACAAAAATGAGTATGTTGCGGTGGCAGAAAACCGAAGCATTCTGGTACGAAATGATGATTTTAAGAACAGGGATGCCTCCACCGTGATTGGAAAAACAATGAAGATTAAAATCCAGCGCTCCAAACATAACCTTTTTATGGGAGAGGCGAACTGTTAGGTCATGATAGGCAGAAAAATAGGCGAGGTTCATGCATCTACCAACACAAACGTGTTGTGTGAAGTCGATGGTGCGGGATTAGTTTCGGCCAATATGAACCGGAACGAGCAAGAAACGGACTGTTAAGGAACTGTTTCGGTGCGGCGACACCGGCAAGTATTCAATCAGAGGCAAAAATTCGGCGCCGAATTTTTGCCGGGCGAGAAAAACAGAAAGTACGAACAGCATGGTTTCCTTGCCCCCATCTTGTCTGCAAAGTGCAACCCGTTTTAGTAAGGGCCGAGTTTGAAAATGCAAATAGGCGAACCAAAAAATAATGGCGACACCATGACAACAAAAAAACCGTCCATCCTCATCGGCTGTGTAACTTATTTCAAGCAGGCACCGGTACTTGACCTGCTGATTGAGTCGCTAAAAAAACTGGAAGGAAATGGAACCGGTTTTTTCGCCGATGTTCTTTTCGTCGACAACTCGCCAGGTGATGTTTATTTCAAATATCTGCAAAAAAAACTTGCCGATGCAAAACTTCGCAACAAGGCGATGGTCGCCTATGACGCGCCCGGCACCAAAAACAGAATCGACCGTATTATCACGGGAAGGAACATTATTCGCATGGAGTTTCTTAAGAACAAAGACTACACCCATCTTTTTTTCCTCGACACTGATGTTATTGTGCCGCCGGAAACCATCATCAAGCTTCTGGGCAATGACAAGCCGCTCGTTGCAGGACTGTACCTTGCCCGCCAGCAGCTTCCCAATGGCAAGACAGGAGTATTTCCTGTTGGCTGCGTCGCACACAGCCCGGGCAAAGTCCGTCAGCTCATGATTGATGAAATATGGGAGCCGAAGATTATTGAAGCAGCGGTGACCGGCCTCGGATGCGTCATCATCAGGCGCGACGTACTGGAAAAGGTTTTATTCAGAAACATCGGCGATACAACCACGGGCGGCGAGGACACGGCGTTTTACAGCGACGCGCGCAAAGCCCATTTCTTATTGTTCATTGACACGGCAATTAAGTGCGACCATTATTTCTACCCGCCGGACGATGAGCGAAACGCGCTCCTGATGTTCAGCAGATACCGGAAAAAAGGAGAACAAACCGACGTGTCGTATTCTTTTTCTTTTGGAATTAATGCGAAGTAGAAGCATTGAGTTCTTGTCTTTTGAGATTCAGAAGTTTTTTCTGTGGTGATGAAAACCAATCAAAGAAAAAGAAAGAATAAAAAAAAGAAAAAATAAAATTTTATTTTACAACCTTATGGCTGCGGAGCACTGACCATTATCTCGCCAGAAGCAGTGCCCGGTTGGACAACAACTTCTTTGCCGACAAGCTTGTCAGCGTAGCTCGAATATTCAGCCAGTACCTTGGTTGCGCGTCGGGTATCCGCTGCGCTCCATCCTGCAACGAGGAGTCCCATCTTGCCGCCCGCATGCTCATAGAGCTTGATGACAGCACTGCCTTCTTCAAGGCCGGACTCAGCGCCACACAGAGGCGTGTCTGATCCCATCCACTTGGCCGCGACACTGTTGATACAGGGTCCGCCAACCGCGACGATGTTCTGGCTTGTTTCTTGGCCAGCCACTTCGCTAGAGAGCTTTGCAGAGCCAACCGTGATTGGGTTGACTACAACTGCGCCGCCCTGCGTTGGACCTACACGTGAGGTCTGGGTTGAACCGATGGTCACGAATACATCTGCGCCTCTCTGGCTCAGCGGGTATTCAATGGTCAGGTCGTTTGCGTCATTCGTGCTGGACTCGTCAGTCTGCTCAAAGAAGCCACCGTACGTTGTCAGACCTTGGATAAGGTCTTCTTCGTCCAGCGTCTGCATCTTGAGGAGGTTCTGCTTGTTGCCGAGCACAGTTTTGTTGGCTGTGTCCTGGAACATCTGCGGCGACGGCACGACAAGGTTGACCTTGTTGCCCGTGTTTGCAAACAAGCTGAGGAAGACTACTTCATCAGCTGATCTTCCAGCGCTTCCTGCACCCATCAATCCAGAGCCGTCAAACTCAGTTGCCCGTGTTGTCAGGCTGACTGAAAAGTTGACACCGGTCGAAAAGTTTATCGAATAAAACCGGAAGAACGACTCACCGATACCACCAGATATGTTGGTCGAGTTTCTCCACGACCTCTGGAGCTCACGGAGCTTTGACTCGTTCAGGTCGCCCAGCGAGGTTGAAGCCCCGTCAGAGAAGGGGAACTGCCATCCCTGTTCTGCAAAACCACCGGTTCCGCCCGAGAGGTTACCCACCACGCCACCCGAGTCGTTAAAGACTTTGGTAACGTTGACACCACCAAGACGGAGAATACCGCCGCCATTTACGACGACATCAACCATCATAGCGTCTATGCGTGAGTCAGCGTTCTGGTCAATTGCCAGTGGGAACTTGCTGCTGCTTGCTGCACCAGCTTGGTTCTCGCCGTCGCTCACATACACGGTGTAGGTGTTACCACCAACGATAAGGGTTGATGCCCTACCGAGGATGCAGGTGTTGGCGAGGTTCGTCGTGATGTAGGAAAGCTGTCGCTGTCCTGTTGCATCATCCTGGAAGGTAATCTTCCGGTTTGATGTATCAACACTCTCATACGAAAGTATGTGAGTGAATGACGTCTCATCGCCTTGCCCATAGCCGATGCCACCGGCATCAGTCAAGACAAAGTAGTCGCCTTCGTCAACGTTGAACCAGTTTCCACAGGTGTCTGAGTTAGGCATTGACTGGTTTCCCACGCCCGAAAGGGACCTGAAGAAGCCGTTGATACCTTCCAACTCGAGACCGATGCCGTTCGTCTGGCCAAAGCCGACGTTGGTCTCGTTGATGTTACCTTCAACGAAAATCAGGTCGTCGTTATCGTCACCGTATTTCGGCGACGTTGTTTCAGTGTCTCCTGAGTTGTCGATGAAGGGTATGTCATATTCGAGTCCTTCACGGTTGGTGAACTGGAGGTCATATCCGTTGTCTCCCTTGGAGTTAAAGCGGACGATTGACACTCCCGTGTCCATCAGGCCTTCGTAGCGGATGTCCCAGTCGTCTGAGAGCATACCTTCAGGCTCGTCCAAGTATTCGCGCAATCCGTGTCCCGGGGCGATAAAGAGGTCGCCTTTCGGAGCGTCGGACTTCAGCTTGTACTGGATAGACTGCAGCTCAAAGGTGTCACTACTGTTAGTGTATGTGCCCTTGATCTTGACACGCGAGTCTTCAATATCCTCTTCGTGCACTTTTACGCCGCCGGGAACAAACGTGTCGTCGGTGAAGTTGCTGTCAGTGATTCTGACCTTGTTAGCGCCGAGGAAGAACTCCACGATGTCGCCGCCCGTCTCTTCATTTGCCTCGTTGGGCAAAAGGTCCCGGATGCCAATTTCAGTGCCATCACGGAGGACGTCGGTATCACCATCTTTGAGTTCGTCGGTAATTTCTCCGTTGACGGAGAATTTTGCGCTTTCCCGGTTGTCCGAGACAATAACCAGTGTTACTTCGTACTCTTTGCCGTCGATGGTGTATGTTCTTGTTTCTCCTTCTTCAAGGGTGTCGAGAACATCGCCGCCGAGCAGTTCGAGAGCAATAACAGGTGTTGTTATGTCAGTCTGGATTTCAGTGTTAACCACGGAAAAGACTTTGCCGAGGATATTGAGTTCCTCGTCTTCGAGGTCGTTCAGAATCTTCGTGCCGCTTGTTCCGCTGCGGAAGTTAACGTCAGACTTGACGCCTTCTTCAAATTCCAGTTCGTACTGGAACATGGTGTTTCCGTCAACAAATTTCAAGTAGTCGCCGACAACGTCGTCTTCGTCTTCTTCAAAGACAATCGCGCCGGAGTCAATATAGTCAGCGTTTGTTTTGTCCTGGAACGTCTGGAAGCGCAGGTACTGGTTGTAGTCCGTGCTGCCTTTGTCCGTGACAATGGTTCCGCCCTGGAGGCCGGCAAGGTCAAACTCGGTGAGTACTTCCTTAACCTGTCCAATGGCTTCCTGGATTTCAAGCATGTCGTTTGGTTCTGAAATGGAAACTGCGTCTCCACTTATAGAAACAGCGCCACCCTGTCCACCCGGCTGCGTAGGCGCCGCAAGCGGCTGGCCCAGTGCAAACTGGAGACTAGTTGCGATGTCGATAGAACCGACGACGTCTTCTGCTGCTGCTTTGTCACCGACAACGATGACACCGTCAAACTGGCCGTTCTTGATAAACGAACCCGGATAGTTGCTGAGATCAGCAGCCATTGCTCCGAGCATCGTCGCACCAATCATGGACATGCCGACGCCTAGTGCAGCTATTTTTTTAATAGCCTTTACTACCTTCATCTAAACACCTTCCCAGATTTCTCTGGTGTGATGGGCTATCCTTTGCTCTACCCTTCTATCTTTTTACCCTCTGATTCTTGATACCCCATTGATGCGGCTAAACACCAATAAGGTAATTCTTGAATATGATGACTCAGGCGCACAATGCCCAAACATCCGTAATCTGTTGGCTATACTTGAGCAGGAAATTTCTGTGTTTTTAAAGTTTGTGGACGCTGATGGTTTTCGGTTGGTTGATTCCATCTTATACACCTTTTATTGCTGTTTTATGGCCACTTGAGCATGTCATTATTGATGAGTGCTCATTAGTGGTTTGTGTTGGTAGTGTGTAGTTGGTAGCGGATGGTGGCGAGCAGTTATTTTTCCTGCACAGCCACATGGCCACAAACGACCAGCGACAAAGAACTACCAAGCGTGCATAATATAAATACCTTTCCTGGGAACAAAGCAGGGAAGAAAGGAGAATAAAGGCCCATTTGCGATTTTGTTTATTTTTAGGCGTCCGAACTATGAAATTGATTTTGCCAGTGTTTCAAGCTGCTGGCGAAGGATCGGCTCGAGCTCAAGCTTCAGCACTTGAGTACAATACGACCGCGCTTTCTCCGGTTGCTGTACCTGCACCAGCAAGTTGATGAGGTTAGTATAGAAGCTGACGGTGCCGGGGTATTGAGTGATAGCGGCTTCAAGCAATGTAATGGCCTTGTCGCCGTTGCCTGACAATAGATACGCAGTATAGAGGTTGTTGTACACCAGTTCAATGTATGTGTGCATACCTGCTTTTTCTGCCTCTGCCTTGGCCTTTTCGAGGATTTTAACCGCTTCTCCCGTCTTGGAGTCTTGGATCAGGCCAAAGCCGACCATGTTGAGAATTTCAGGGTCAGTAATATTGTTTCGCAGTGCAGTCACCAGAATTTGGAGGGCTGCCCGTGGCCGTGCCTGCTGAAACAGCAGCGCAGCAAGCAGCAGGTAGCTCGGGCGCAGGCCGGCGTTGAACTCGATGCTCGTGCGCAGCTGCTGTTCTGCCTCGTCGCGCTTTCCCGCTTTGAGCAGAAGGACGGCAATGCGATAATAGAGGGAGGTGTTCTTGCTAAGCATATGTTTGTGCTTGTGCTTCTCATCTGCGCCGGCTGCTTTCTGGAAAAACACCAGTGCCTGCTGATCCTCGCCGAGTTCCTCATGCATGCACGCGCGGTCAAAAAAAAGTTTCGGGTCATGCGGATGCTCACTGCACTGCTTTTCGAGAATGCTCAGGTACAGCCGATTTTTTGCAGTCTCCTGTTCCGGCAGTTCAGAAGGAAATGCATGGAAAAAAATGTCAGCGCCTGCAATTTGGGCTTTTTTTTCAAACAGCGCATCCTCAAGGGTCTCAAAAATTCGGTACTTGTAGCGGTATTTTTTATTTTTGAACAGCCGGATGTTCGGCACGTCAATAAATGATGTTGCGCCTTCGCCGCGCGTGGCAATCTGCTTTCCCAACGAAGAAAAATCGAGCTGTTTTCCTGCCTGTCGACGATACTGACGCCGGGTGAGGAGATATGCTTCCGGCCCATCGTAGCTAAGAATAGTGTGTACCTTTCGTGCGTCTTTCTCGGTGAGCACTTCATCCTGCTCGAGCATGAGCACCCACTGGCCCGATGCTTTGGTGAGCGCCTTGTTGCGCGCTGCTGCAAAATCAAGCTCGGAGTTGAGCTGGGGAAAATCAATGAGGTGGAGAGGAATGTTTTTGTTTGATTTTTCAAGTGAATCAGCATACGATTTCACGACGGCCTGCGTCGAATCGGTACTGCCAGTATCAACGACAATAAACTCGTTCGCCAATCCGCGAAGAGAATCAAGTGCATCCTCGATCGTTACTGCGCCGTTGCGGGTGATAACGCAGACAGTCAGAAGCGAAGAAGTAAGGGAAGATGTTTGCGCAGATACCGGTTGAGTGGGAGCCGATGCCAATTTTTTTGCCATTCTTGAAAAGAGGAAAGAAGGGTTTTATTAAGTTAATGGAAGAAGAGCAAGAAGAGGTACCGTGAGAGATTACAAATCAATAGATTAGAACAAATTATTTAACAAGAACCGCGTTAACCAATCCATCCTGACCCGGCCTGCTGGTGACTTTTGCGCGGCCTTTTTCCGTCTCAACAACGGCACCTTTGGTGATGATGTTTCGCCGGACAAAGTTTCGGTTTGCCGGATTATCAACGACAGACGTGATTTTGACTTTTGAGGATTTCTTGGTCTTTGGGTCAGTCAGGTTTGCATACGACGCAAAGGCACGTTTCAGCTTCACATCGCCGCCTTTGGTACGGAACTGTTTGAGCAGGTCAGCGCCGATGGATGTATTCGTCGGCAGGTTTCCCTTATGCATCAGCTTCCGTTTACGGAATGGAACGTACCGTGAGCCAGTTTTGCTCCGGTGCCCTTTTGAGTGATCAACGACCATATGCTACCTGAACCGCCCCACTTATTTATATGTTTTTCTAATTATGTTTACGTTTGCAGCGTGCGGTTTGCAACGGTGTACTCCAAACTGTAAACTCCGAACCCCAAACTAAAGCTTTATATATCAGCAGCCATCAAACCTGATTATTTACCTTTTTTGAGGGGTGTACTATGGAACAAGCACGACCGTTAGATGCATTAAACGACTCACGCGGAAAGCGCGTCATTGTCGAGTTAAAAAATGGAAAGCAATTCGTTGGCAAGCTCAAGGCATTTGATGTTCACATCAATGTTGTTCTGACTGAAGCCGAGGAAAAGTCCGGTGAGGAACTGCTCAGAAAAGTGGGCACGGTCTTCATCCGCGGCGACACGATCACCGTATTGTTCCCGGCATAACATAACGTCGGGATACATAAATAGGCGAAACGATGACCAAAGGAACCGCATCCAAAGGAAAGCATTCTGGAAAGAAGACTCATATCTACTGTCGGCGCTGCGGCGGCCACAGCTACCACAAACGCCATAAAATCTGCGCGAAGTGCGGCTTTGGAAAAACTCCGCGGCAACGAAGTTATAGCTGGCAGAAGAAGTGAAGTATGGGAAATATTGATGATCTTGTTCCGAACTACCGTGAAGGAGATTTTCGGGGTGAACGTCCGTTTCGAGAAGAATTTCGAGGCCTGGTATATCACTTAACGTATCCTGTTATTGAAGTTGAAAGAGAGATGTTGTTCTGGACAAATCAAGGGTACCGAGTTGGAATCATCTATGGATTCATGACTGAAAAAGGTCCGGCATCATCTTTTAATGTGTATGGTGATATTCCTGTATGGGCGCAGGATAAATTAAAGCAGAGTGGCGTCACTGTTACTTTGAAAAAACCTCGCGGAGAATTTGAACGGATATAGATTAGGCAAAGATTACGCAATTTTTTATACACGACAGAAAAAGGAATAGTTCGAATTTTATCGTTCTGTGTTCGTCATCCGTGTCCATGCGCTCTCGTAGCGCTCGGTGCTCTGAACCGGAGCAATTCTCTGCGCGTTATCAATTAAAAAACCAGGTGGTTGACTAACGCCGTCACGGAACACAAGTGTTCCACTTTGAGGATCGTACGCGCGAAGCACATGGCCAGCTGCTTGCGCACTTTCAACAAGTTCGTTGACTGGTGCATCAGCTTTCGGCTGAAGAAGATAATCATTTTCGCGAACAAAGGGGCCAACAAGGCGACGAGCATGCTGGCGCAACGGAGCTGTTTTTCCCTGATCAAAATAAACGAGTCTCCGTTTCTCGTCGTACGACACGCGTGTTTCCGTACCACAATCAATGATTGCAGTTGTGTAGGAACGAAGACGCTGGAATTGTGCATGAGTCAAATAGGTTGAATCAAGGCGGAAGAGAAGTGGATCACGAACTGAGAGGGATGACAATGAGCCTTCACTTTGTGTTGCAAGCTCTGAAGCAAATGTTTGACCTTCAGATCTGCTGGACTCGGTCAAGTGAAGAATCAAAGTAGGGTGATAGTGTATTGCGGGATCACGCGTTGGTTCAAGAAAGGACTCTTCAAATGCATCGACAGATGATATAGGGCGTTGGGGCGAACTGGTAGGAACTGAAAATCCAAGAATCGTGCCGGAAATGTCGTCAGTCAAAGGAGATGTACCTGCTGAAGGCTTTGATTCTTTTTTTGGTTCTTGAAATGCTTTCCAAAACGCATCAAGAGAACCATAGCGCCCTTCTTCGGCCATTTTTGTTACCAGTGCGCTGGTATGGTCAAGATCTGCCCGAACAGCTTGTGCAACTACTCCTGCTGCTTCAGCGCGTTGGCGTTCACGTTCGTCGTCATATTCTTTAAAAATGGGACCAACAAGTGCATCAACACGTGCGTATAGCTCGGCATCACTTCGGGGTAAACGGTCAGTTCTCATTCTCTCAGCACTCACAAGCTCCATATAACGCCTCTTTTTTAGTAAAACCTCTTATTTTTGTTGGTAATTTATAAACATTTCGGTTTCGGCGGACAAAATTTAAATAAAACAACGAGAACAAGAAAGTATGACGTCGAATTTCTCCACGCTCCATTTCGGCACTGCAGGCATGCCCAGCAGCACGAACAAAACCAGCGGATTCAACACGGCAAACGGCATTCGCCGCGTCAAGGAACTTGGATTGGGATGTATGGAGCTGGAATTTGTGCGCAGCGTCAACATCAGCAAAGAACGCGCGCCTGAAGTGAGAAACGCAGCGCAGGAAACCGGCGTTGCGCTAACGTGCCACGGCCAGTATTTTATCAATC
Proteins encoded in this window:
- a CDS encoding radical SAM protein — translated: MKTKAGTASEARITFRDLQFHEADHGDQTAIKVTLMDNFYFTIPKTELDAIGQWRIEEKALVLTGISDEKAQKKMSFLIVKYITNLKSFLNHPATYVHALSGIPLMGTLFFGIVDKATDLIEVKPLAGCSMNCMFCSVDEGPFSKKSHDFIVECEYLVDELQKILDYKEHNNMQVYINPHGEPLLYPRIGLLVEKIRNIPWVGKVIIITSGFQLNQRLVDELAHPNVQLNVSLCAMDPEKAKKIAGIPAYNLAKLLDEIRYAAKKMDVMLTPVIMQGINDDQLEPLIQFSKEAGCTAIKMQNFLTNKRGRNPVQELPWNTFEEQLRALEKKYGISLFFEMRKLPETKELPRPFKKGQSVIAKIACQGRYKNEYVAVAENRSILVRNDDFKNRDASTVIGKTMKIKIQRSKHNLFMGEANC
- a CDS encoding glycosyltransferase; the protein is MAKKLASAPTQPVSAQTSSLTSSLLTVCVITRNGAVTIEDALDSLRGLANEFIVVDTGSTDSTQAVVKSYADSLEKSNKNIPLHLIDFPQLNSELDFAAARNKALTKASGQWVLMLEQDEVLTEKDARKVHTILSYDGPEAYLLTRRQYRRQAGKQLDFSSLGKQIATRGEGATSFIDVPNIRLFKNKKYRYKYRIFETLEDALFEKKAQIAGADIFFHAFPSELPEQETAKNRLYLSILEKQCSEHPHDPKLFFDRACMHEELGEDQQALVFFQKAAGADEKHKHKHMLSKNTSLYYRIAVLLLKAGKRDEAEQQLRTSIEFNAGLRPSYLLLAALLFQQARPRAALQILVTALRNNITDPEILNMVGFGLIQDSKTGEAVKILEKAKAEAEKAGMHTYIELVYNNLYTAYLLSGNGDKAITLLEAAITQYPGTVSFYTNLINLLVQVQQPEKARSYCTQVLKLELEPILRQQLETLAKSIS
- a CDS encoding 50S ribosomal protein L37e: MTKGTASKGKHSGKKTHIYCRRCGGHSYHKRHKICAKCGFGKTPRQRSYSWQKK
- a CDS encoding S-layer protein encodes the protein MKVVKAIKKIAALGVGMSMIGATMLGAMAADLSNYPGSFIKNGQFDGVIVVGDKAAAEDVVGSIDIATSLQFALGQPLAAPTQPGGQGGAVSISGDAVSISEPNDMLEIQEAIGQVKEVLTEFDLAGLQGGTIVTDKGSTDYNQYLRFQTFQDKTNADYIDSGAIVFEEDEDDVVGDYLKFVDGNTMFQYELEFEEGVKSDVNFRSGTSGTKILNDLEDEELNILGKVFSVVNTEIQTDITTPVIALELLGGDVLDTLEEGETRTYTIDGKEYEVTLVIVSDNRESAKFSVNGEITDELKDGDTDVLRDGTEIGIRDLLPNEANEETGGDIVEFFLGANKVRITDSNFTDDTFVPGGVKVHEEDIEDSRVKIKGTYTNSSDTFELQSIQYKLKSDAPKGDLFIAPGHGLREYLDEPEGMLSDDWDIRYEGLMDTGVSIVRFNSKGDNGYDLQFTNREGLEYDIPFIDNSGDTETTSPKYGDDNDDLIFVEGNINETNVGFGQTNGIGLELEGINGFFRSLSGVGNQSMPNSDTCGNWFNVDEGDYFVLTDAGGIGYGQGDETSFTHILSYESVDTSNRKITFQDDATGQRQLSYITTNLANTCILGRASTLIVGGNTYTVYVSDGENQAGAASSSKFPLAIDQNADSRIDAMMVDVVVNGGGILRLGGVNVTKVFNDSGGVVGNLSGGTGGFAEQGWQFPFSDGASTSLGDLNESKLRELQRSWRNSTNISGGIGESFFRFYSINFSTGVNFSVSLTTRATEFDGSGLMGAGSAGRSADEVVFLSLFANTGNKVNLVVPSPQMFQDTANKTVLGNKQNLLKMQTLDEEDLIQGLTTYGGFFEQTDESSTNDANDLTIEYPLSQRGADVFVTIGSTQTSRVGPTQGGAVVVNPITVGSAKLSSEVAGQETSQNIVAVGGPCINSVAAKWMGSDTPLCGAESGLEEGSAVIKLYEHAGGKMGLLVAGWSAADTRRATKVLAEYSSYADKLVGKEVVVQPGTASGEIMVSAPQP
- a CDS encoding 30S ribosomal protein S8e; amino-acid sequence: MVVDHSKGHRSKTGSRYVPFRKRKLMHKGNLPTNTSIGADLLKQFRTKGGDVKLKRAFASYANLTDPKTKKSSKVKITSVVDNPANRNFVRRNIITKGAVVETEKGRAKVTSRPGQDGLVNAVLVK
- a CDS encoding LSm family protein; translation: MEQARPLDALNDSRGKRVIVELKNGKQFVGKLKAFDVHINVVLTEAEEKSGEELLRKVGTVFIRGDTITVLFPA